From the Arctopsyche grandis isolate Sample6627 chromosome 11, ASM5162203v2, whole genome shotgun sequence genome, one window contains:
- the LOC143918652 gene encoding uncharacterized protein LOC143918652, producing MDSNGPFDFQLEEIPIPEIPVRPSSLLHIPVPADGPPGTRDIILPPGVSPPREDEYAQCTSPAKYGTLDTDGLLNKFTKDTKAFSPTDDTVPTCAGPPTSTKSSVLGTELAKKRLQAFCIQKRQTNTSSPTSLQQISNANTSSSVLIGNKVQGSLKRVSNVSKMNCLEEVSDKIKNSTPKKTYKRAMNGYERSRLTLTEILELKKEQDTKLALVKLGIPLGLVPGFTPKAMPTKAMPPIQNLLDPEQVEILLNKAKLLPGNVELKYKSLISGDKKLQKIKPPEKNNKDDNFRHKYHNHGRSDRGRYSDRWDDNRNDRNDRQKTRRRHNSHSRSNRRSPESSSRRSSNHHSSSSKTRKESPKDFRYNHSKRDSSIEKAKPDINTSDFIEKPTPVPDVNEDTIQQHATEAIVELKLVKEKSDIDMFSVDKSSKSSVSDDNVSEKEVATDVSPIPERNQASQHIYGRFLKDKFVPISELSEAAERVSYPERDTSHERKMTANLVEDYNKRPTTFSKCQEFNLSDTFNSDKVLYSPGMESSGEPTPSFHDLPFTIDESYAPEADQSLNEEFNNESEKIEDVWVDIEQMCHPNKHSSIKCFRKTCTQPSLDYCENLNTCQCVKERTKCYEKLSSNVDLITASMSVNQSCDKNEDLVRNWYPKTENAFKDISPPVVYSNWETDDSSSLSSNPVQKLQDKLVSHIPENISPHKETSLNFKNLNVPLINAVSESDLISSDANLIDDITCVPMPGASSLDSEYEKFMEAVWPEIADECNEAEKNTDSNAVKEMSPVSLNNSDFREFSLDSKATNGSFHSENDMDCNFNVESKVESSPEKIEFSNISVIDKCNLKVNREEMFTTDIFTEDLIININAKEKKIIADCWSSDNLSDDEKKEKYVNSNHSSVKPTKQRKGHAKISSRRHKGKQKKSNKKDYYQSSSTTDSSSTSDDSSESSSSEDGSGSNDSTTSSSDASSTSSMSSTSSDGSTSSTDFSSSSSSSSSSSSSSSSSSSSSSSSSSSSSSDSSSDEVRSKSKKKIALSKKKYKKLSKSKRRKKQLLAKVKELEKKLRLRKKKRKLKERLAREKKSQDDTLVLRKEIMTEFKLLYDNENTQLVVDNLKKIPIPKKSKKRVIKNKRNKIKHKKRKLSVEIDSSSSSYSSSESDQSDTEKISNKRARDSCDSEFNIQSKKSKSFDGDFIDDENYAFNTNTLMNIKKERVSDEEDSQKAVKIDELSRNSRSTFRQQIINASELQNDFLKGNKSKDDINNIVIKTEISHNDNNEMLTHTKLPLKESIDLEENNKMHNNIALQHNSNINYIKKDISNDIVVNSSMEYTKDTNIESHQNNDQTEKIGATRIGRVECDWRPSTAPKPHREKKPSRWGSLSDRDSSFQDINSDIIIETPLQVEANLHNTNPYAQIESSSEVYQPNENDTEMKTENKIYKIQTISSRNIVPNTQNFDNDLENYENYDVFDKQNMDGDEFGVDLKSEFGDGRPPLRKISLDDRINMVLKYPGIEAVEQPIKTDKSPEKGILIVRGVRLTQVDPRIRKGKKVSFADGFAPGQDSDCENELANSVIPPSSPEGISVKKKKRKSCGGHAYPCPSNWPDYHPRWDKLPPPAPPPGSPLPELCDKTSNSIFTNSNALSRIPRIPNVMAS from the exons ATGGACTCCAACGGACCTTTCGATTTCCAGCTCGAGGAGATCCCGATCCCGGAAATACCGGTGCGACCTTCGAGTCTGCTGCACATTCCCGTGCCTGCAGATGGACCTCCTGGAACGAGGGATATCATACTACCTCCTGGGGTGTCCCCGCCCCGGGAGGACGAATACGCTCAATGCACCTCTCCCGCTAAATATGGGACGTTGGATACGGACGGCCTCCTCAACAAATTCACCAAGGATACCAAAGCATTCAGTCCTACCGACGATACAGTGCCG ACATGTGCCGGTCCACCTACTTCTACTAAATCGTCCGTTCTTGGAACCGAACTCGCCAAAAAGCGCTTGCAAGCGTTTTGTATACAAAAGAGGCAAACTAATACTAGTTCACCAACATCATTGCAACAAATTTCTAATGCCA ATACGTCAAGTTCTGTATTGATCGGAAATAAGGTGCAAGGTTCTTTGAAAAGAGTGTCaaatgtttcaaaaatgaattgCTTGGAAGAAGTttcagataaaattaaaaatagtactCCCAAGAAGACCTATAAAAgag caatGAACGGATATGAAAGAAGTCGTTTAACCTTAACGGAAATTTTAGAATTAAAGAAAGAACAAGACACCAAATTAGCTTTGGTAAAATTGGGAATTCCTCTCGGTTTGGTTCCTGGTTTTACTCCAAAAGCTATGCCAACAAAAGCCATGCCAcccatacaaaatctattag ATCCAGAGCAAGTAGAAATACTACTCAATAAAGCGAAGTTACTGCCTGGTAATGTTGAATTGAAATACAAATCTCTCATATCGGGtgataaaaaattgcaaaaaattaaACCGCCCGAGAAAAACAACAAAGATGATAATTTTCGACATAAGTATCACAACCATGGCCGATCGGATAGAGGACGATATTCTGATAGATGGGATGATAATAGGAATGATAGAAACGACAGGCAGAAGACAAGAAGAAGACACAATTCTCACTCCAGATCGAATCGTAGATCTCCCGAATCTTCCAGTAGACGTAGTTCAAATCATCACTCTTCCAGTAGTAAAACGAGAAAAGAAAGTCCTAAAGATTTTAGATATAATCATAGCAAAAGAGATAGTAGCATTGAAAAAGCTAAACCCGACATTAATACCTcagattttattgaaaaaccTACACCAGTTCCTGATGTAAATGAAGATACTATCCAACAGCATGCCACTGAAGCAATTGTAGAGCTTAAGCTAGTCAAAGAAAAAAGCGATATTGACATGTTTTCCGTTGATAAATCGAGTAAAAGCTCTGTCAGCGATGATAATGTTAGCGAAAAAGAAGTTGCAACAGACGTATCTCCAATTCCTGAAAGAAATCAGGCGTCGCAACATATATACGGTAGATTCTTAAAAGATAAATTTGTGCCAATTTCTGAACTAAGTGAAGCAGCAGAACGCGTTTCATATCCCGAGAGGGATACCTCTCACGAGCGGAAAATGACTGCCAACTTGGTAGAAGATTACAATAAGAGACCTACGACCTTTAGCAAATGTCAAGAATTCAATCTTTCTGATACATTTAATAGTGATAAAGTTTTGTACAGTCCCGGAATGGAATCGAGCGGAGAACCTACCCCTTCGTTTCACGATTTACCTTTTACAATCGACGAAAGCTATGCTCCTGAAGCGGATCAGTCGTTAAATGAAGAGTTTAATAACGAAAGTGAAAAAATTGAAGATGTTTGGGTAGATATAGAACAAATGTGTCATCCGAATAAACACAGCTCAATAAAATGTTTCAG AAAAACTTGCACTCAGCCGTCATTAGACTACTGTGAAAATTTGAACACTTGCCAATGTGTCAAAGAGCGGACCAAGTGTTACGAAAAGCTTTCATCTAATGTTGATCTCATAACGGCTTCTATGTCTGTCAATCAAAG ttGTGATAAAAACGAGGATTTGGTTCGGAATTGGTATCCAAAGACTGAAAATGCATTTAAAGACATATCACCGCCTGTAGTTTATTCCAATTGGGAAACGGACGATTCTTCATCACTCTCTTCAAATCCCGTACAAAAGCTTCAAGATAAATTAGTCTCTCACATACCCGAAAACATATCACCGCATAAAGAAACTTCACTGAATTTTAAAAACTTGAATGTTCCCCTTATTAATGCCGTATCTGAAAGTGATTTGATTTCTTCCGATGCCAATTTGATTGATGATATTACTTGTGTTCCAATGCCGGGCGCCTCTTCGCTGGATTCCGAGTATGAGAAATTCATGGAAGCCGTGTGGCCGGAAATTGCCGATGAGTGCAACGAGGCGGAAAAAAATACCGACTCTAATGCCGTAAAAGAAATGTCACCCGTTAGTTTGAACAATTCAGACTTCCGAGAATTTTCTCTCGATAGTAAAGCCACAAATGGAAGTTTTCATTCAGAGAATGATATGGATTGTAATTTCAATGTCGAGTCAAAAGTCGAAAGCAGTCcggaaaaaattgaattttcaaatatatccgTCATTGATAAATGCAATTTGAAGGTTAATCGTGAAGAAATGTTCACTACAGATATATTTACAGaagatttaataattaatattaatgcaAAGGAAAAGAAAATTATAGCAGATTGTTGGAGTAGCGACAATCTTTCAGATGatgagaaaaaagaaaaatatgtcAACTCTAATCATTCAAG CGTCAAACCGACGAAGCAGCGAAAAGGCCATGCAAAAATAAGTTCACGTCGTCACAAGGGCAAACAAAAGAAATCGAATAAAAAGGATTATTATCAATCGTCTTCTACTACTGATTCCTCGTCTACTAGTGATGATTCGTCTGAAAGTAGTAGCTCTGAAGATGGCAGTGGATCTAATGACAGCACAACGAGCAGTAGTGATGCCTCTTCGACGAGTAGCATGAGCTCTACATCTAGCGATGGGTCTACGAGTAGTACCGACTTTTCATCTTcgagtagtagtagtagtagcagcagcagcagcagcagcagcagcagcagcagcagtagcagcagcagcagcagcagcagcagcgatTCTTCGTCAGATGAGGTGCGATCTaaatcaaaaaagaaaatagCCCTCTCGAAAAAG aaatacaaaaaattatcaaaatctaAACGTAGAAAAAAACAGCTGCTAGCTAAAGTTAAAGAACTTGAGAAAAAGTTGAGACTAAGAAAGAAAAAACGAAAGTTGAAAGAAAGACTTGCCCGAGAGAAGAAAAGTCAAGATGATACATTAGTGCTTAGAAAGGAAATAATGACAGAATTTAAATTACTATATGACAATGAAAATACACAACTTGTGGTCGATAACTTAAAAAAGATTCCAATACCGAAAAAGAGTAAGAAACGagttataaaaaacaaaagaaataaaatcaagcataaaaaaagaaaactttcAGTAGAAATTGATAGTTCTAGTAGTTCGTATTCTTCCAGTGAATCTGATCAATCTGATACTGAAAAAATAAGTAACAAAAGAGCTAGAGATAGTTGTGATAGTGAATTCAATATACAGTCAAAGAAAAGTAAAAGCTTCGACGGTGACTTCATTGACGACGAAAATTACGCTTTCAATACGAATACAttgatgaatattaaaaaagaaaGAGTCTCCGATGAAGAAGATTCCCAGAAGGCTGTCAAAATCGATGAACTTTCTAGAAATAGTCGATCGACCTTTAGGCAACAAATTATAAATGCAAGTGAATTGCAAAATGATTTTCTCAAGGGGAACAAAAGCAAAGACGATATCAACAATATTGTTATTAAGACTGAAATTTCGcataatgataacaatgaaaTGTTAACGCATACAAAATTACCGCTGAAAGAAAGTATTGATCTcgaagaaaataacaaaatgcaTAATAATATAGCTCTACAacataattcaaatataaactatattaaaaaggATATTTCAAATGACATTGTAGTTAATTCATCAATGGAATATACGAAAGATACGAACATTGAAAGTCACCAAAATAATGACCAG ACTGAAAAAATCGGTGCGACCCGGATTGGAAGAGTGGAATGCGATTGGCGACCTAGCACTGCACCCAAACCGCACAGAGAAAAGAAGCCTTCTAGATggg GTAGTTTATCTGACAGAGATTCCAGTTTTCAAGATATCAATTCGGATATCATAATCGAAACCCCCCTCCAAGTTGAGGCAAACTTGCATAATACAAATCCATATGCTCAAATTGAATCCAGCAGCGAAGTCTATCAGCCCAATGAGAACGATACTGAAATGAagactgaaaataaaatttacaaaattcaaACCATCTCATCTCGAAATATTGTACCAAACACTCAAAACTTTGataatgatctagaaaactaTGAAAACTATGACGTGTTTGATAAGCAAAATATGGACGGCGATGAGTTCGGAGTCGATTTGAAGTCTGAATTTGGCGATGGAAGACCACCGCTCAGGAAAATATCATTGGACGATAGAATCAATATGGTGTTGAAATATCCag GTATTGAAGCAGTTGAACAACCCATAAAAACAGACAAATCGCCTGAAAAGGGAATTCTCATTGT TAGGGGCGTTAGATTAACTCAGGTCGATCCAAGAATAAGGAAGGGTAAAAAAGTTAGCTTTGCTGATGGATTTGCACCCGGGCAAGATTCTGATTGTGAAAATGAACTGGCAAATTCAGTG ATACCACCGTCATCACCCGAAGGAATTTCTGTCAAAAAGAAAAAGCGGAAGTCGTGTGGTGGACACGCTTATCCTTGTCCTTCAAATTGGCCCGATTACCATCCTCGTTGGGATAAATTACCTCCACCGGCTCCACCTCCAGGCAGTCCGCTGCCAGAGTTATGcg ataagACAAGTAATTCAATTTTTACCAATTCAAATGCCTTATCCCGCATTCCAAGAATACCAAATGTAATGGCATCCTAA